Part of the Liberibacter crescens BT-1 genome is shown below.
TTGATAATCAAGAACGGCCTATTGATGCAGCCTATCGTGAATTATATGAAGAAACAGGAATAAAATCTGTTTCTTTTTTACAAGAGAGCTTTCAGTATATAAGTTATGATTTCCCAGAAGGAATAGCAAAAAGAAACCAATATAAGGGTCAAACACAAAAGTGGTTTGCTTTTCGTTTTGAAGGAGATGAAAAAGAAATCTGCGTTAATAGAGAGCTTTATGGTTATAAATCTGAGTTTGATGCTTGGACTTGGAAGCTTATGAAAGAGATCCCTGATATGGTGGTTGATTTTAAGCGCAGTGCATATATTAAAGTTTTTAATGAATTTATTCACCTCTTAGCTTAAGGCGATCAATCTTTATTGCTATGGCTAGTAAAACGCTATAAACACTTCATTATTTTCTTGGATAACGGGAAAAAGATTCCTGTTCATCCAGAGTTTGGTTATTGCGTATAAACCTTTGGCTCGCATCCTGAAAAGGTTGATAATCCCATTTGGGTATGAAAGATCTTCCGGCTATCTTAGAGAGAAAACGACGTCGACATTGGCTAGCCTTTACCCGCTGGTCTAACTTTGCCAAATCCCAACGCTGGTTAACTTCGAGAGCAAATGCCATCTCATATTGTATCACTGCAGCGTCACCTGACAAGTTGTGCAATTCCAGAGGATCTTTGTCTAGATCAAACAGTTGTGCCGGTTCATTGAATGAGGAGATATATTTCCATTTCCCACGGCGGATCATGACCATAGGTCCCAGCGCACCTTCGGCGAGGTATTCACTGAACGCTGTATCCGGCCCGTCTTTTCCATTTAGGTGTCCGACTAGACTGACACCGTGCAGTGGAGCGGCTGGCATGAAGTTGGCATAATTGTCTCCAGCAGCTATTTCGATCAGGGTTGGCAGAAGGTCTATCAGTGAAACGTTAGCATTAATCCGTCGGGAAGGAAATAACGCTGGTCCATAGACAATTAATGGAATCCGTGATGCTCCTTCAAAAAAATTCATTTTGTACCAAAGACCACGTTCACCCAGCATCTCACCGTGATCAGAAGTAATGATCACTATGGTGTTGGTATATAGAGCTGTTTCCTTTAAGGTAGTGATTATTTGCGCAAAGCAATCGTCTACATAGGAGAGGGCGCCATAATAGGCATGACGTGCACGGCGCACATGATCATCGCTTAACAGGTTATCGGTTAGCTGGTACATGGCACGCAACCGATCTGAGTGCGGATCGCTGCTCACTTGTGCTGCTGTAACTTTAGGCATATCAATTGCTTCTTCTCGGTAGCGATCAAGATAGCGGCGCGGAATAGTGAACGGATCATGAGGATGTGTTAATGACATTAGAAGCAAAAAGGGGTGTTCATTGCCATGACGGGCTTCATCGTACAGTCTCTGGCGCGCATAAAATAACGCTTCGTCATCAAAATCCATCTGGTTGGTACGAACACACTCTCCAGCTTCTAACACTGAACTCATGTTGTGATACCAGTCCAGCCGTTGATTCGGTTCTTGCCAATCCGGTGTCCATCCGAAATCGGCGGGATAAATATCTGTGGTCAGTCGTTCATTAAATCCATGCAGTTGATCAGGGCCACAGAAATGCATTTTACCTGATAACCAAGTGTTGTAGCCATGTTCACGAAGATAATGACAGAAGGTAGGTTTATCGGCATGGAATTCGGCAGCATTATCATAGACCTCGTTTTCAGAAATAAGTTGGCCTGTCATGAATGATGCGCGAGACGGTGCACATAATGGACTATTGCAATAAGCTGATTCAAATACCACCCCTTCTGTCGCTAAGCAATCAATGGTTGGTGTAATACTTACTTTATTTCCATAGGCTGATAAAGCGGATGCAGAAAGCTGATCTGCCATGAGTATAACGATATTTGGTTTTCTTTTGTACATTCTAAAGTTGTAATCATTCTAGCATAAAATGTAAAGAGAAATTAATAATGAAATGCAATTTTTGAAAGATATCTTAATTACGATACATGCTTACATGAAGGCTTTTCCTGTCTTAATCTTCCTTATATACCGAATGATTTAAGAAAAATACTTTCATTTTTTTCCACATTCTTTCACCAGCCACGGGATATCTTTATAGTTTATGAAATAGATATTTGTTTTCTGAAGAATGGTTTTTTACATTTATGAGCTGAATTCGGTTATGGGAATTGTTTTTATGCATCGATAAGCCTCCCTTGTTTTGTAAAATCGACCCGTAAAGGCGCTGCGACTAGCGCAGGCTTTTTAGCTACCAGTTTTTAGAAAGTTGGTTGATGTAATCAAAATGGCTTTTTTCAGTAAGCCCAATGCCAATGCTCAAAACCTAAAAGCTCGGATAATTTTTCTTCTTAAGAGTCCAAAAGAAGATGTTACATATCATCTCTAAGGGTATTTTGAAAATGTGAGAGTAATGAAATTTAAAAAGGCAAGCGCCACCGTACCCCAGACCCCAGAGAATTGGCCATGGCCTTTTGACAAAACACGAAAGCATCGATTCATAATAAAAGTATTAGCCGTCAAAGAGATCCCTCCGATGTATATCCGCCACCGAGCTGCACAAGCCCAAACATTAAGATGCCAGTAATGGGAGATAAATCTATTGTAAAGACTTCTCCTAGGTTAAAGAA
Proteins encoded:
- a CDS encoding RNA pyrophosphohydrolase produces the protein MERVFNSSGICSFPYRQCVGIMVLNHDGLIWLGRRCIKNNIREDVGFLWQMPQGGIDNQERPIDAAYRELYEETGIKSVSFLQESFQYISYDFPEGIAKRNQYKGQTQKWFAFRFEGDEKEICVNRELYGYKSEFDAWTWKLMKEIPDMVVDFKRSAYIKVFNEFIHLLA
- the betC gene encoding choline-sulfatase, whose translation is MYKRKPNIVILMADQLSASALSAYGNKVSITPTIDCLATEGVVFESAYCNSPLCAPSRASFMTGQLISENEVYDNAAEFHADKPTFCHYLREHGYNTWLSGKMHFCGPDQLHGFNERLTTDIYPADFGWTPDWQEPNQRLDWYHNMSSVLEAGECVRTNQMDFDDEALFYARQRLYDEARHGNEHPFLLLMSLTHPHDPFTIPRRYLDRYREEAIDMPKVTAAQVSSDPHSDRLRAMYQLTDNLLSDDHVRRARHAYYGALSYVDDCFAQIITTLKETALYTNTIVIITSDHGEMLGERGLWYKMNFFEGASRIPLIVYGPALFPSRRINANVSLIDLLPTLIEIAAGDNYANFMPAAPLHGVSLVGHLNGKDGPDTAFSEYLAEGALGPMVMIRRGKWKYISSFNEPAQLFDLDKDPLELHNLSGDAAVIQYEMAFALEVNQRWDLAKLDQRVKASQCRRRFLSKIAGRSFIPKWDYQPFQDASQRFIRNNQTLDEQESFSRYPRK